The uncultured Desulfuromonas sp. genome has a segment encoding these proteins:
- the glnD gene encoding [protein-PII] uridylyltransferase — MITIDNSSLLAFSDNVDSADFDQHRPEFLKACLEYRDVHQELIKHYHRTGGSGRQVVEKITLMTDMMIDGIFRFAIQDLDIRQPCTLIALGGYGRSEMNPLSDIDLMFFCQDPETPYMLQLSERMLYLLWDLAFDVGHCVRNEKQCIDIAADDLTACTALLDSRFLCGDEALFQHYEKKVLPAVMSRNSRSFIREKMAEHDKRIKKYGSSVYILEPNIKEGEGGLRDLHTALWISKIKYKVFTLRGLVIKGVMSEAEEQKFLEALDYLWRIRTELHYLSSRKNDQLHFEQQEQIALFLGYRDSKRALAVEQFMQDYYAQATRVEHLASTMISRASDREREESRILGYLRRRNVDEGFYALRGELNVTEEDLFVNQPELMMKAFWLAQRQELKLSLKLKTLIRESLHLINDRLRRSRAMSSMFLDILRYKRGVYEILSQMHHLLFLNQFIPEFKRIYCRVQHDAYHIYTVDTHTLFAIREVEKLWRGEYSEKKPLLTRVADEVEKPELLILSVMLHDIGKGEGQKHSEKGAAMIPTIARRLGLNKEDSLRLQFLVLEHLQMAHISQRRDLHDEKMIAQFARTMEMSENLKMLYILTFADIKAVGPEVWSEWKGFLLQELYEKTYDVIERGNFFKEQRSEKIRNRKRKVVEALKDEFDPRAIKECLRNFSTRYLMTYRSFQIVEHVRLILSRGDEPLAMSVVYNQESSYTEVILVTVDIAGLFSKISGVMAANGVNILGAQVFTQKSGIAVDILQVGRDGNIYDDDRKWATIKKDLIWYLQGRGDIDEQVEKRKSSILDLSRSAPTIPPRVDIDNEVSDEHTVVDVTTMDRVGLLYQIANSLKKIGIYIGVSKITTKGDRAGDTFYVQDIFGHKIVQPEKLEELRETLIKDLSS; from the coding sequence ATGATTACCATTGACAACAGTTCCCTGTTGGCGTTCAGTGACAACGTCGATTCAGCCGATTTTGACCAGCACCGTCCTGAATTTCTCAAGGCGTGTCTTGAATACCGTGACGTCCATCAGGAGTTGATCAAGCATTATCATCGTACCGGTGGCAGCGGCCGTCAGGTGGTTGAAAAAATCACCCTGATGACCGATATGATGATTGACGGCATTTTCCGCTTTGCCATCCAGGACCTTGACATCAGGCAGCCCTGTACATTAATCGCCCTGGGCGGTTACGGCCGGTCGGAAATGAACCCGCTGTCCGATATCGACCTGATGTTCTTTTGTCAGGATCCGGAGACACCCTACATGCTGCAACTTTCTGAACGGATGTTGTATCTGCTGTGGGATCTCGCGTTTGATGTCGGCCATTGTGTGCGTAATGAAAAACAATGCATCGACATTGCCGCGGATGATCTGACCGCCTGCACGGCTCTGCTCGATTCCCGTTTTCTGTGTGGCGATGAAGCGCTGTTTCAACATTATGAAAAAAAGGTTCTTCCGGCGGTCATGAGCCGCAACAGCCGCTCTTTCATTCGTGAAAAGATGGCGGAGCACGATAAGCGTATCAAGAAATACGGGTCATCCGTGTACATTCTCGAGCCCAATATCAAGGAGGGCGAGGGCGGGTTGCGCGATCTGCACACCGCTTTATGGATCTCGAAGATCAAATACAAGGTTTTTACCTTGCGCGGCCTGGTGATCAAGGGGGTCATGAGCGAAGCGGAAGAACAGAAATTTCTCGAGGCGCTCGATTATCTGTGGCGTATTCGCACCGAATTGCATTATCTGTCGTCACGCAAAAACGATCAGCTCCATTTTGAGCAGCAGGAGCAGATCGCGTTATTCCTCGGTTATCGTGACAGCAAACGGGCTCTGGCCGTCGAGCAATTCATGCAGGACTACTATGCCCAGGCCACCCGTGTTGAACATCTGGCCTCGACGATGATCTCGCGGGCGTCGGATCGGGAACGCGAGGAGTCGCGCATTCTCGGCTATTTGCGGCGGCGTAACGTTGATGAGGGTTTTTACGCATTACGCGGCGAATTGAACGTGACCGAAGAGGATCTGTTCGTCAATCAGCCGGAATTGATGATGAAGGCGTTCTGGCTGGCGCAGCGCCAGGAGCTCAAGCTGAGCCTGAAGCTGAAAACCCTGATTCGTGAAAGCCTGCACCTGATCAATGATCGCTTGCGTCGTTCGCGTGCCATGAGCTCAATGTTTCTCGATATCCTGCGCTATAAGCGCGGTGTCTACGAAATCCTGTCTCAGATGCACCATCTGTTGTTTCTCAATCAGTTCATTCCCGAGTTTAAGCGGATCTATTGCCGGGTGCAGCATGATGCCTACCATATCTACACGGTCGATACCCACACCTTGTTCGCCATCCGCGAGGTGGAGAAATTGTGGCGTGGGGAATATTCGGAAAAGAAACCCCTGTTGACGCGTGTTGCCGATGAAGTGGAAAAACCGGAGCTGCTGATCCTTTCCGTCATGCTGCACGACATCGGTAAAGGCGAGGGCCAGAAGCACAGCGAAAAAGGCGCGGCAATGATTCCGACCATTGCGCGCCGATTGGGACTGAACAAGGAAGACAGCCTGCGCCTGCAATTTCTGGTGCTGGAACATCTGCAGATGGCCCATATTTCCCAACGGCGTGATCTGCACGATGAGAAGATGATCGCCCAATTTGCCCGAACCATGGAGATGAGTGAAAATCTCAAAATGCTCTACATCCTGACCTTTGCCGACATCAAGGCGGTCGGTCCGGAAGTCTGGTCGGAATGGAAAGGCTTTTTGCTCCAGGAGTTGTACGAAAAGACCTATGATGTCATAGAGCGTGGCAACTTCTTCAAAGAGCAGCGTTCCGAGAAGATCCGCAACCGCAAACGTAAGGTGGTTGAAGCGCTTAAGGATGAGTTTGATCCACGTGCCATCAAAGAGTGTCTGCGTAACTTTTCAACGCGCTATTTGATGACCTATCGTTCCTTTCAGATTGTCGAGCATGTCCGTCTGATTCTCAGTCGTGGCGACGAACCTCTCGCCATGAGTGTCGTCTATAATCAAGAAAGCAGTTACACGGAAGTGATTCTGGTGACCGTCGACATCGCCGGGCTGTTCAGTAAAATCAGTGGCGTTATGGCGGCAAACGGTGTCAACATCCTCGGGGCTCAGGTGTTTACCCAGAAGAGCGGTATTGCCGTTGATATCCTTCAGGTGGGACGTGATGGCAATATTTACGACGATGATCGCAAATGGGCCACCATTAAAAAGGATCTGATCTGGTATCTGCAAGGACGTGGTGACATCGATGAACAAGTCGAAAAACGTAAGAGTTCCATCCTTGATCTGTCACGCTCTGCTCCGACCATTCCGCCCCGGGTTGACATTGACAACGAGGTGTCGGATGAACACACCGTCGTTGATGTGACCACCATGGACCGGGTCGGTTTGCTGTATCAGATTGCCAACAGCTTGAAAAAAATCGGCATCTACATTGGTGTATCGAAAATCACGACCAAGGGCGATCGTGCCGGCGATACGTTTTATGTTCAGGATATTTTCGGACATAAAATTGTCCAGCCTGAGAAGCTTGAAGAGCTGCGTGAAACCCTGATCAAAGATTTGAGTTCTTAA
- a CDS encoding N-acetylmuramoyl-L-alanine amidase — protein sequence MLRSSRLFLILLFVLLAASVSQASVLQDYRDARYAYQQLLREPQKQQYRHHWDKVFTQLQHFVDRHPDHEKAPGAYYLLGQAHEKLYEVSRVKKDARAAVDYYQSLARRYPSSSLADDALLYSARMQCEVLGADEAARNDCQVILQRYPSGDMHERARDFLATLPPSAAPASVNVSTPQAKVTPGPHVVSAIRHWQDTDHTRLVVDLDGIPVYRVNTLPPSQKDNTSARLYIDLFQTNRVPTVPANQKIGGTLVKSIRVGETEKRTRIVFDLNELTRYKVITLAGPPRIVIDLANHAGTILKEDVPQLETSAVADKGASAPDQISQVLQRVPAEEMPRIHLPDVAAKTRGKLRIVVDAGHGGKDPGAIGPGNLYEKDVVLKLAKTLKSRLESSFHCEVLLTRDRDIYIPLLERTAYANEVDADLFISIHANASVNKKAYGIETFYLNFSKTDKAMAVAARENGMSLQEVGDLELILFDMMANSKINESSRLAAEIQSSLVGQLSRKYSNVKDLGVRQGPFHVLLGATMPSVLVEVAFISHSREAKRLNNRTYRERSAEAIVQGVRQYLQSQNLLAKRAQDS from the coding sequence GTGCTGAGATCGAGTCGTTTATTTCTGATTCTGTTGTTTGTCCTTCTTGCTGCATCGGTGAGCCAGGCCAGTGTGTTGCAGGATTATCGTGATGCACGGTATGCCTATCAACAATTACTCAGGGAACCGCAGAAGCAGCAGTATCGCCATCATTGGGATAAGGTCTTTACCCAACTGCAACATTTTGTCGACCGGCACCCAGACCACGAAAAAGCTCCCGGAGCTTATTATCTTCTCGGCCAGGCCCACGAGAAACTCTATGAAGTTTCGCGGGTAAAAAAAGATGCCCGGGCCGCTGTGGATTATTATCAGAGTTTGGCCCGGCGGTATCCGTCAAGCTCTCTGGCCGATGATGCCTTGCTTTACAGTGCCCGCATGCAATGTGAAGTGCTGGGGGCCGACGAGGCGGCGCGTAACGATTGTCAAGTGATCCTGCAGCGCTATCCTTCGGGGGATATGCACGAAAGAGCCAGGGATTTTCTCGCCACACTGCCACCGTCGGCCGCGCCGGCTTCGGTTAATGTCTCAACACCTCAAGCGAAAGTGACTCCAGGACCTCATGTGGTTTCTGCGATCCGCCATTGGCAGGATACGGATCACACGCGCTTGGTTGTCGATCTTGATGGTATCCCAGTTTATCGTGTCAATACTCTGCCTCCGAGTCAAAAAGACAACACGTCCGCGCGGTTATATATCGATCTTTTTCAGACCAATCGTGTCCCGACAGTGCCGGCCAACCAAAAAATTGGTGGAACCCTGGTAAAAAGTATTCGCGTCGGTGAAACGGAAAAACGGACGCGGATTGTTTTCGATCTCAACGAGCTGACCCGCTACAAAGTGATCACCCTTGCCGGACCGCCGCGCATTGTGATTGATTTGGCCAATCATGCCGGGACGATTTTGAAAGAGGACGTGCCGCAACTCGAAACATCAGCGGTGGCTGACAAGGGCGCATCGGCACCGGATCAGATCTCTCAGGTGTTGCAACGGGTCCCTGCCGAAGAGATGCCACGCATTCACTTGCCGGATGTGGCGGCAAAAACACGCGGCAAACTGCGCATCGTTGTTGATGCCGGTCATGGCGGCAAGGATCCCGGCGCGATCGGCCCTGGCAATCTGTATGAAAAGGACGTCGTGCTGAAGCTGGCCAAAACGCTTAAGTCCCGACTCGAATCGTCTTTTCATTGCGAGGTGTTGTTAACCCGTGATCGGGATATTTATATCCCCCTTCTGGAACGGACTGCGTACGCCAACGAAGTCGATGCGGATCTGTTCATTTCCATCCATGCCAATGCCAGTGTCAACAAAAAGGCCTACGGCATTGAGACGTTTTATCTGAATTTTTCTAAAACGGACAAGGCCATGGCGGTTGCCGCCCGGGAAAACGGCATGAGCTTGCAGGAAGTCGGTGATCTTGAACTGATCCTGTTTGACATGATGGCCAACTCAAAAATTAATGAATCCAGCCGTTTAGCAGCAGAGATACAGTCGTCTCTGGTGGGGCAACTGAGTCGCAAATACTCGAATGTCAAGGACCTTGGCGTACGTCAGGGCCCGTTCCATGTGCTTCTGGGGGCAACGATGCCTTCGGTTCTGGTTGAAGTGGCGTTTATCAGTCATTCACGTGAAGCCAAGCGATTGAACAACCGAACCTATCGTGAACGTTCGGCCGAAGCGATTGTTCAAGGTGTGCGGCAATATCTGCAATCTCAGAATCTCCTTGCGAAACGAGCCCAAGACTCATGA
- the mutS gene encoding DNA mismatch repair protein MutS, whose protein sequence is MATPTPMMRQYLEIKSQYPDAILFFRLGDFYEMFLDDAVTASRILDITLTSRNKNSDEEVPLCGVPYHSAQPYIAKLVASGHKVAVCEQVEDPKSVKGIVKRDVVRVVTPGMVLESDMLTPDENNYLMVLARCDSAFGVAVVDISTGEFRVTSVDSVADLGREIDGNQPREIVLCACDEEALRDQLAGHFQERMVNVLPEWVFEGDEARQRLYRFFHCDNLDAFGCQHMPAAICAAGAALYYVQETQKSTVEHIRTLKTYHVQDFMVLDEATRRNLELTATLIDGKRHGSLLGALDRTVTAMGGRKLRQWINQPLIDCPAIVQRHELVSELVDAPLLRDELAQCLDDVYDLERLSARISMASANAKDLVALRHSLEQLPAIISQAGELNSAMGTRLGGEIDPLDDVLQLISAAIADNPPFVLREGGLIRDGYHEELDELRLVSREGKGWIIGLEKKERENTGITTLKVRFNKVFGYYIDVPKTQISKVPDAYERKQTLANSERYFTPELKEYEDKVLGAEERLVALEYDLFQQIRAQVAAQGARIQQTAEALAQLDVMVCFATVAHERNYVQPLMDQGTALTIEEGRHPVIESMNLGERFIPNDVQLDTETDQLLIITGPNMAGKSTFMRQVALITLMAQVGSLVPAKSAHIGVVDRIFTRVGASDNLARGQSTFMVEMSETANILNHATPRSLIILDEIGRGTSTFDGVSIAWAVAEYLHDNDQVAAKTLFATHYHELTDLALTRERIANFNIAVREWNDQIVFLRKIVAGGASHSYGIQVARLAGLPDAVIGRAKEVLANLEGGEFSTQGEPRLARSRQQPQHPKSPQMSLFNADDDPVRRQLQQVDVNTLSPLEALNLLDALKKLL, encoded by the coding sequence ATGGCTACACCCACGCCAATGATGCGTCAATATCTCGAAATCAAAAGTCAATATCCCGATGCAATTCTGTTTTTTCGTCTGGGCGACTTTTATGAAATGTTTCTGGATGATGCCGTCACAGCTTCGCGGATTCTCGACATTACCCTGACATCGCGCAATAAAAATTCGGATGAAGAAGTTCCCCTATGCGGCGTGCCGTACCATAGCGCGCAACCGTATATTGCCAAGTTAGTTGCCAGTGGCCACAAAGTCGCCGTGTGCGAGCAGGTGGAGGATCCGAAATCCGTTAAAGGGATTGTCAAGCGCGACGTGGTGCGGGTCGTGACACCGGGCATGGTGCTCGAAAGCGACATGTTAACGCCGGATGAAAACAATTATCTTATGGTTCTGGCGCGTTGCGATAGCGCGTTTGGCGTTGCCGTCGTTGATATTTCGACGGGAGAATTTCGTGTGACATCGGTTGACTCCGTGGCGGATCTGGGCCGCGAGATCGACGGAAATCAGCCGCGTGAAATTGTGCTGTGTGCCTGCGATGAAGAGGCGTTACGTGACCAACTGGCCGGACATTTTCAGGAGCGCATGGTCAATGTGTTGCCGGAGTGGGTTTTTGAGGGCGACGAGGCACGGCAACGCCTTTATCGCTTTTTCCATTGCGACAATCTCGACGCCTTTGGCTGTCAGCACATGCCGGCGGCGATCTGTGCGGCCGGGGCGGCGCTGTATTATGTCCAGGAAACTCAGAAGAGCACAGTGGAGCATATCCGCACCCTGAAAACCTATCATGTCCAGGATTTTATGGTGCTGGATGAAGCCACCCGGCGAAATCTGGAACTGACCGCTACCCTCATCGACGGTAAACGCCATGGCTCTTTGTTGGGGGCATTGGATCGTACGGTGACCGCCATGGGCGGGCGCAAACTGCGCCAGTGGATTAATCAGCCGTTGATCGATTGCCCGGCGATTGTGCAGCGCCACGAGCTGGTCAGCGAACTGGTCGACGCTCCGTTGTTGCGTGATGAACTCGCGCAATGCCTTGATGATGTTTATGATCTTGAACGACTCAGTGCGCGGATTTCCATGGCCAGTGCCAATGCCAAGGACCTGGTGGCCTTGCGCCATTCTTTGGAACAGTTGCCGGCGATTATCTCTCAGGCCGGCGAGCTGAATTCGGCCATGGGGACGCGCCTTGGCGGAGAGATTGATCCTCTGGATGATGTTTTGCAGCTGATCTCCGCGGCCATTGCCGACAATCCACCGTTTGTGCTGCGTGAGGGGGGGCTGATCCGTGACGGCTACCATGAGGAACTCGATGAATTGCGCCTAGTCAGCCGCGAAGGCAAAGGGTGGATCATCGGTCTGGAGAAAAAAGAACGCGAAAACACCGGGATCACGACCTTAAAAGTGCGTTTTAACAAAGTGTTCGGCTATTACATTGATGTGCCGAAAACCCAGATCAGCAAAGTTCCCGACGCCTATGAGCGTAAACAGACCCTGGCCAATTCCGAGCGCTATTTTACGCCGGAACTTAAAGAGTATGAAGATAAGGTGCTCGGAGCCGAAGAGCGCCTCGTGGCGTTGGAATACGATCTGTTTCAGCAGATTCGTGCCCAAGTCGCTGCGCAAGGGGCGCGCATTCAACAGACGGCCGAGGCTCTGGCGCAACTGGATGTGATGGTGTGCTTTGCCACGGTGGCTCATGAGCGTAACTACGTACAACCGCTGATGGATCAGGGAACGGCTCTGACCATCGAAGAGGGGCGCCACCCGGTCATTGAGAGCATGAACCTTGGTGAGCGTTTTATCCCCAATGATGTGCAGCTTGATACGGAAACTGATCAATTATTGATCATTACCGGACCGAACATGGCGGGTAAATCAACTTTTATGCGCCAGGTGGCGTTGATCACTCTGATGGCCCAGGTGGGCAGTCTGGTGCCGGCCAAGTCCGCACATATCGGCGTGGTGGATCGCATCTTTACCCGGGTCGGCGCCAGCGACAATCTGGCCCGAGGCCAGTCAACGTTCATGGTCGAGATGAGTGAGACCGCCAACATTCTCAATCATGCAACGCCTCGCAGTCTGATCATCCTCGATGAGATCGGCCGTGGGACGTCAACCTTTGATGGGGTCAGTATCGCCTGGGCAGTGGCCGAATATTTGCATGACAACGATCAGGTTGCTGCGAAAACGTTGTTTGCCACGCACTATCATGAGTTGACCGATCTGGCCTTAACGCGCGAACGAATCGCCAATTTCAACATTGCGGTACGTGAGTGGAACGACCAGATTGTCTTTTTGCGTAAGATTGTCGCCGGCGGGGCCAGTCATTCCTACGGCATCCAGGTGGCGCGATTGGCCGGTCTGCCTGATGCGGTGATCGGCCGAGCCAAGGAAGTTCTGGCGAACCTTGAAGGCGGCGAATTTTCCACTCAGGGCGAACCGCGTCTGGCACGGAGTCGGCAGCAACCACAACATCCAAAGAGTCCGCAGATGTCGCTCTTTAATGCGGATGATGATCCGGTGCGCCGGCAACTGCAGCAGGTGGATGTTAATACGCTCAGTCCACTTGAAGCGTTGAACCTGCTTGATGCGCTGAAAAAACTGCTTTAG
- the lepB gene encoding signal peptidase I yields the protein MTKLPESKEEIKQKKSWFREYGEALLVAAILALIIRTFVVQAFKIPSGSMEDTLLIGDHLLVCKFIYGTEIPFTDKVVLPLTDPQRGDVIVFEFPGDKDKPWLQRRDFIKRIVGTPGDTVEVRNKRVYVNGERYDLPQEVHKESSLILPGTRVAPEDRRDFMPKLVVPPGQYFVMGDNRDRSYDSRFWGFVDRDLIKGKAFIKYWSWDGEEHWPRFNRIGRLID from the coding sequence ATGACTAAATTGCCTGAATCTAAAGAGGAAATTAAACAGAAGAAATCCTGGTTTCGTGAATACGGTGAAGCTCTGCTCGTTGCGGCGATCCTGGCGTTAATCATCCGTACTTTTGTTGTTCAGGCGTTTAAGATCCCCTCCGGTTCCATGGAAGATACGCTGTTGATCGGCGATCACCTGCTGGTATGCAAGTTTATTTACGGCACTGAGATCCCTTTTACCGACAAAGTGGTTCTTCCGCTGACAGACCCGCAACGCGGTGATGTCATCGTCTTCGAGTTCCCCGGAGATAAAGACAAGCCGTGGCTGCAACGGCGTGATTTTATCAAACGGATTGTCGGCACGCCCGGTGATACGGTTGAAGTACGCAACAAGCGGGTCTATGTCAACGGTGAGCGTTATGATCTCCCCCAGGAGGTGCATAAAGAGTCTTCGTTGATTCTTCCCGGCACCCGGGTTGCTCCCGAGGATCGCCGTGATTTCATGCCGAAACTGGTGGTGCCGCCCGGCCAATATTTTGTCATGGGTGACAACCGCGACCGTTCCTATGACAGCCGCTTCTGGGGTTTTGTCGACCGAGATCTGATCAAGGGGAAAGCGTTTATCAAGTATTGGTCGTGGGACGGTGAAGAGCACTGGCCGCGATTCAACCGCATCGGTCGCCTGATTGATTAA
- the lepA gene encoding translation elongation factor 4 → MNQKNIRNFSIIAHIDHGKSTLADRLLEETGTVSDRERTDQFLDKMDLERERGITIKAQAVCLKYRADNGENYTLNLIDTPGHVDFTYEVSRSLTACEGALLVVDASQGVEAQTLANVYLALDEDLEIFPVLNKIDLPGAEPERVKEEIEDIIGLDTSDAIVASAKEGIGIHDILERVVQRVPAPQGDVDAPLKALIFDSWYDSYQGVVVMVRIVDGEIKKGDKIYLMASKGSYEVLKVGVFSPGAVAQPSLKAGEVGFVIAGIKVVQDAKVGDTITHYHKRADKALPGFQEVKPMVFSGLYPIDTSEYDLLRDALEKLQLNDASISYEPENSVALGFGFRCGFLGLLHMEIIQERLEREFNIDLITTAPTVVYQVTTVKGELIHVDSANKLPEVQYIDKIEEPFILASIHVPNEFVGSILALCEEKRGVQREIKYLTETRVMIVYELPLNEIVMDFYDRLKSISRGYASLDYEPLDYRPSKLVRMNVMINGETVDALSLIVHQDKAQARGRELVSKMKEFIPRQQYVVAIQAAIGGKIIARETVKALRKDVTAKCYGGDISRKRKLLEKQKEGKKRMKQVGSVELPQEAFLAILKVKE, encoded by the coding sequence ATGAACCAGAAAAATATTCGCAATTTTTCCATCATTGCCCATATCGACCATGGTAAATCAACCCTGGCAGACCGTCTTCTTGAGGAGACCGGCACTGTCAGTGATCGGGAAAGAACCGATCAGTTTCTCGATAAGATGGATCTTGAGCGTGAGCGGGGCATTACCATCAAGGCCCAGGCCGTTTGTCTGAAGTATCGTGCCGACAACGGCGAGAACTATACGCTCAACCTGATTGACACGCCGGGACATGTCGATTTTACCTATGAGGTGAGTCGTTCGTTGACGGCCTGTGAAGGCGCATTGCTGGTTGTCGATGCCTCGCAGGGCGTCGAGGCGCAAACCCTGGCGAATGTGTATCTGGCGCTGGATGAAGATCTGGAAATTTTTCCGGTTCTCAACAAAATTGATCTGCCCGGTGCCGAACCGGAACGGGTTAAGGAAGAGATTGAAGATATTATCGGTCTCGATACCAGCGATGCCATTGTCGCCAGCGCCAAAGAGGGCATTGGCATTCATGACATCCTCGAACGGGTCGTCCAGCGGGTACCGGCACCCCAAGGGGATGTCGATGCACCGTTGAAGGCGCTGATCTTTGATTCCTGGTACGACTCCTACCAAGGGGTTGTCGTCATGGTGCGCATTGTCGACGGCGAGATTAAAAAAGGCGACAAAATTTACCTGATGGCCAGCAAAGGCAGTTATGAAGTGCTCAAAGTCGGGGTGTTCTCTCCGGGGGCTGTGGCCCAGCCTTCTTTGAAAGCGGGTGAGGTCGGCTTTGTCATCGCCGGGATTAAAGTTGTTCAGGACGCCAAGGTTGGTGACACCATCACCCATTACCACAAGCGTGCGGACAAGGCATTGCCGGGATTTCAGGAAGTGAAGCCGATGGTGTTTTCCGGGCTTTATCCCATTGACACCAGCGAATACGATTTGCTGCGCGATGCTTTGGAAAAACTGCAACTCAATGACGCTTCGATCAGTTATGAGCCGGAGAATTCCGTGGCGTTGGGCTTTGGTTTTCGTTGCGGATTTCTCGGATTGCTGCATATGGAGATCATCCAGGAGCGTCTTGAACGTGAGTTCAATATTGACCTGATCACAACGGCGCCGACCGTTGTCTACCAGGTGACCACGGTCAAAGGCGAGTTGATCCATGTTGACAGTGCCAACAAACTACCGGAAGTGCAGTATATCGATAAGATTGAAGAACCGTTCATTCTGGCGTCGATTCATGTGCCGAACGAATTTGTCGGTTCGATTCTGGCCCTGTGCGAAGAGAAACGTGGCGTGCAACGTGAGATCAAATATCTGACCGAGACCCGGGTCATGATTGTTTATGAGTTACCGCTCAATGAGATCGTCATGGACTTTTATGACCGGCTTAAATCGATCAGCCGCGGCTATGCGTCGCTGGACTATGAACCGTTGGATTACCGCCCCAGCAAACTGGTGCGTATGAATGTGATGATTAATGGCGAGACCGTGGATGCCCTGTCTCTGATTGTTCATCAGGATAAGGCTCAGGCGCGTGGACGTGAGTTGGTGTCGAAAATGAAGGAGTTTATTCCGCGTCAACAGTATGTGGTCGCTATTCAGGCGGCCATCGGTGGCAAGATCATCGCTCGCGAAACAGTCAAGGCGTTGCGTAAGGATGTTACCGCCAAATGCTATGGCGGCGATATCTCCCGTAAGCGTAAATTGCTTGAAAAACAAAAAGAGGGTAAAAAGCGGATGAAGCAGGTCGGCAGTGTTGAATTGCCGCAGGAGGCCTTTTTGGCCATACTTAAAGTCAAAGAATAG
- a CDS encoding protein-export chaperone SecB produces the protein MDPIADFTFLDFRIRRLNFSLNEKFNGKQSSTKVQTEFKIRHERRNERNKNRLRVYMNITFSEEKAPFHIEIEGMALFDLNRTFEESELELLTNNYCSAAMFPYLREAIADMTRRAGFPPLHIPQVDFSRVFSKKAAESAIHTLH, from the coding sequence ATGGACCCTATAGCTGATTTTACATTTCTCGATTTCCGTATCCGTCGCCTCAATTTTTCCCTCAATGAAAAATTTAATGGCAAACAATCGTCAACCAAAGTTCAGACGGAGTTCAAAATCCGTCATGAGCGCCGCAATGAGCGCAATAAAAACCGCTTGCGCGTTTATATGAACATCACCTTTTCAGAAGAAAAGGCTCCCTTTCACATCGAGATCGAGGGCATGGCCCTGTTTGATCTCAACCGCACCTTTGAAGAGTCGGAACTGGAACTGTTGACCAACAACTATTGTTCAGCGGCAATGTTTCCCTATCTTCGTGAAGCCATTGCCGATATGACTCGCCGTGCCGGATTTCCACCTCTGCACATTCCTCAGGTCGATTTCAGTCGAGTTTTCAGCAAAAAAGCCGCCGAAAGTGCCATCCACACCTTACACTAG
- a CDS encoding NADH peroxidase has product MKKWVCTVCGYIHEGETAPEKCPQCGVGADKFEEQQSTDGLAWADEHRIGVAKDVDPEILEGLRANFTGECTEVGMYLAMSRQADREGYPEVAEAYKRIAWEEAEHAAKFAELLGDVVVGDTKTNLQMRVDAEHGACAGKKKLATRAKELNLDAIHDTVHEMCKDEARHGMAFAGLLKRFFS; this is encoded by the coding sequence ATGAAAAAATGGGTTTGCACTGTCTGCGGTTATATTCACGAAGGCGAAACAGCTCCGGAAAAATGTCCTCAATGTGGCGTTGGTGCGGATAAATTCGAAGAGCAACAAAGCACTGATGGCTTGGCTTGGGCAGATGAGCATCGAATTGGTGTTGCGAAAGATGTTGATCCTGAAATCCTTGAGGGCCTGCGTGCCAACTTTACCGGTGAATGTACTGAGGTCGGTATGTACTTGGCCATGAGCCGTCAGGCTGACCGTGAAGGCTATCCTGAAGTTGCTGAGGCTTACAAGCGTATTGCCTGGGAAGAAGCAGAGCATGCGGCCAAATTTGCCGAACTGCTGGGTGACGTGGTTGTCGGTGATACCAAGACCAACCTGCAGATGCGTGTTGATGCGGAGCATGGCGCGTGCGCCGGCAAGAAAAAACTTGCCACCCGCGCTAAGGAACTCAACCTGGATGCAATCCACGATACCGTTCACGAAATGTGCAAAGATGAAGCGCGTCACGGCATGGCTTTCGCCGGCCTGCTCAAGCGATTCTTCTCTTAA